A window from Luteibacter flocculans encodes these proteins:
- a CDS encoding recombination-associated protein RdgC gives MFFRNLTLFRFSTEVADDVSRLDEALAGHRLRPVGPMEMSTRGFVSPLGPAEDSLTHTVGHYTKVVAASESRMLPPSVVNDELAKRVQKIAENEGRKVSSRERKKLKDDVLNELLPRAFVRQSRTAAYVDARNGWVVVDTSSRRAAEDVLSMLREALGSFPAVPLAPEESPRVLLTRWLASGEAPTGFALGDEVELRDPATASGGVVRGRLLDLDTDEVREHLRAGKQVFRLGLVFDDRISFVLGEDLVVRKLKFTDVVLDEQPDSPESAAAELDANLALMTLEHGSLLDKLAQFFKLPRPE, from the coding sequence ATGTTCTTCCGTAACCTCACGCTGTTCCGCTTCTCGACCGAAGTGGCCGATGACGTGTCACGCCTTGACGAAGCGCTCGCCGGGCACCGCCTGCGCCCCGTGGGGCCGATGGAAATGTCCACGCGTGGCTTCGTCTCGCCGCTCGGCCCGGCGGAGGATTCGCTCACGCACACCGTCGGGCACTACACCAAGGTCGTGGCCGCGAGCGAGAGCCGCATGCTCCCGCCCTCGGTCGTGAACGACGAACTCGCCAAGCGCGTGCAGAAGATCGCGGAGAACGAGGGCCGAAAGGTCAGCAGCCGTGAGCGCAAGAAGCTCAAGGACGACGTGCTCAACGAATTGCTGCCGCGCGCTTTCGTCCGGCAGTCACGCACGGCTGCCTACGTCGACGCCCGCAATGGCTGGGTCGTCGTGGATACCAGCAGCCGCCGCGCCGCCGAGGACGTCCTGTCGATGCTGCGCGAGGCCCTTGGTAGCTTCCCGGCCGTGCCGCTCGCACCCGAGGAGTCGCCGCGCGTCCTGCTGACGCGTTGGCTCGCCAGCGGCGAGGCTCCGACCGGCTTCGCCCTCGGCGACGAAGTAGAGTTGCGCGACCCGGCAACGGCATCCGGTGGCGTCGTGCGCGGGCGGTTGCTGGACCTCGACACTGACGAGGTGCGCGAGCACCTTCGCGCTGGCAAGCAGGTGTTCCGCCTCGGCCTGGTCTTCGACGATCGCATCAGCTTCGTCCTGGGCGAAGACCTCGTCGTGCGCAAGCTCAAGTTCACCGACGTCGTGCTCGACGAGCAGCCGGATTCGCCGGAGTCAGCAGCGGCTGAGCTGGATGCCAACCTTGCCCTGATGACCCTCGAACACGGCAGCCTCCTCGACAAGCTCGCCCAGTTTTTCAAGCTGCCGAGGCCCGAGTAA
- a CDS encoding DUF4258 domain-containing protein translates to MKLKISKRIADKIRDKHGVSPKDVYECFENRRGKDLFDTRAEHLTDPLTRWFLAYTNHKRLLKVVFIPVDGCMEIKSVFEPNAEEIRIYDKYGLDN, encoded by the coding sequence TTGAAGCTCAAGATTTCGAAGCGGATTGCCGACAAGATTCGAGACAAGCACGGCGTCTCCCCGAAAGACGTGTACGAGTGCTTCGAGAATCGACGGGGCAAGGATCTCTTTGACACGCGTGCGGAGCATCTAACGGATCCGCTTACGCGGTGGTTCCTGGCCTATACCAACCACAAGCGATTGCTCAAGGTTGTCTTCATCCCAGTCGACGGGTGCATGGAGATCAAGTCTGTCTTCGAACCGAACGCCGAAGAGATTCGAATCTACGACAA